Proteins found in one Zea mays cultivar B73 chromosome 1, Zm-B73-REFERENCE-NAM-5.0, whole genome shotgun sequence genomic segment:
- the LOC100383052 gene encoding YTH domain-containing protein ECT2-like: protein MSTVAPAPSAADQTTNLLQKLSLEGKDGSDTAKKPSGMPYGGSTHAGDAQSAASQVDRSITPLLQEAMDPNFFYQPSAYASPAYYFPSGYDGSANEWDSRYAGHEGMEMPPQTVYGDMYLGYGYAPYGPYPSGSPVPTVGHDGQSYGSQQYQYPSQYYQQPTPTNAKHGLNGASSQPEPPSVASQQARVLVDATKATPNVRANGMTIAHNSSLPRKQTHLNVSVANSGLYGRGPMQGSGPSASNYGHNGVRSPAQWYDGPVYSNGHQIPTASSTSYRSNSSSMRSQSQHPTTNLMGIHAQMPSSGMGLTSPRYPSRMYPDNRLYGQYGQYGNTLKGGLGFGSNMYSSRNNGRWGVVDTKYKPRGRAPFGFSGENQDGFTELNRGPRSGGFKHQKQFGPTVTIAVKGQALPSVGKQNSTLPDKGQFNQEGFPLTYKDAKFFVIKSYSEDDVHKSIKYNVWASTPNGNKKLDAGYREAQEKSSDCPVFLFFSVNTSGQFVGVAEMVGPVDFDKTVEYWQQDKWNGCFPLKWHIVKDVPNNTLKHITLDNNDNKPVTNSRDTQEVKLEQGLEMLKIFKEHVTKTSILDDFGFYENRQKLMQEKRANQQLLQGQGADVSQEKDKDATNGKPGSQKQATSKEGTPAEVAADASKPVAESGISNDN, encoded by the exons ATGTCGACAGTTGCTCCTGCCCCTAGCGCTGCTGACC AGACCACCAATCTTCTGCAGAAGCTGTCTCTGGAGGGCAAGGATGGCTCCGACACTGCCAAGAAG CCTTCTGGGATGCCATATGGAGGATCTACCCACGCTGGAGATGCACAGAGCGCTGCTTCACAGGTGGACAGGTCGATAACACCTCTACTACAGGAGGCCATGGATCCTAATTTCTTCTACCAGCCCAGTGCATATGCCTCTCCAGCCTATTACTTCCCTAGTG GTTATGATGGCTCAGCCAATGAATGGGACTCAAGGTATGCTGGTCATGAAGGAATGGAGATGCCCCCT CAGACCGTGTATGGAGACATGTACCTTGGATATGGCTATGCTCCATACGGCCCATATCCTTCGGGTTCTCCAGTACCAACTGTTGGGCATGATGGCCAGTCATATGGTTCTCAGCAATATCAATACCCGTCTCAATATTATCAGCAACCAACACCAACAAACGCAAAACATGGTCTAAATGGTGCCAGTTCTCAACCTGAACCGCCCTCTGTTGCCAGTCAGCAGGCACGAGTTTTGGTAGATGCAACAAAAGCAACTCCAAACGTGAGGGCTAATGGTATGACAATTGCTCACAACAGTTCGCTGCCACGTAAGCAAACCCACCTGAATGTATCGGTAGCAAACAGTGGTTTATATGGAAGAGGACCTATGCAAGGCAGTGGACCTTCTGCAAGCAATTATGGTCACAATGGTGTTCGTTCTCCAGCTCAATGGTACGATGGTCCAGTTTACTCGAATGGGCATCAGATACCAACTGCTAGTTCCACATCTTACCGTTCCAATTCGTCTTCTATGAGAAGTCAGAGCCAGCATCCAACAACAAACCTCATG GGTATACATGCACAGATGCCTTCGTCTGGAATGGGTCTGACCTCACCTAGATATCCTTCTAGGATGTACCCAGACAACAGATTATATGGGCAGTATGGTCAGTATGGGAACACACTGAAGGGTGGCCTTGGTTTTGGATCAAACATGTATAGCTCGAGAAACAATGGGAGGTGGGGAGTTGTGGATACCAAATACAAGCCCAGAGGGCGTGCACCTTTTGGTTTTAGTGGTGAGAACCAAGATGGCTTTACCGAGCTGAACAGAGGACCAAGGTCTGGTGGTTTCAAGCACCAAAAACAATTCGGTCCTACTGTAACTATTGCTGTGAAGGGCCAAGCCCTCCCTTCAGTGGGGAAACAGAACAGTACTCTTCCAGACAAAGGCCAATTTAACCAGGAAGGGTTTCCTTTAACCTACAAGGATGCAAAGTTCTTTGTTATCAAATCATATAGTGAGGATGATGTGCACAAGAGTATAAAATACAATGTGTGGGCTAGCACTCCTAATGGAAATAAGAAGCTGGATGCTGGGTACCGAGAGGCTCAGGAGAAATCCAGTGACTGCCCGGTGTTCTTGTTTTTCTCT GTGAACACAAGTGGTCAGTTTGTTGGTGTTGCTGAAATGGTTGGTCCTGTCGACTTTGATAAGACTGTGGAGTATTGGCAACAAGACAAGTGGAATGGTTGTTTTCCACTCAAGTGGCACATAGTCAAGGATGTGCCCAACAACACTTTGAAGCATATTACACTGGATAACAATGATAATAAGCCTGTGACAAACAGCCGTGACACACAAGAG GTTAAGCTGGAACAAGGTCTTGAAATGTTGAAGATTTTCAAAGAACATGTTACTAAAACGTCAATTTTGGATGATTTTGGTTTTTACGAGAATCGCCAAAAGTTGATGCAGGAAAAGAGGGCGAATCAGCAACTGCTTCAAGGCCAG GGGGCCGATGTTTCTCAAGAGAAAGACAAGGATGCGACTAATGGCAAACCAGGGTCACAGAAACAGGCAACGAGCAAGGAAGGCACTCCTGCTGAGGTGGCGGCGGATGCCTCCAAACCAGTAGCTGAAAGTGGAATATCAAATGACAACTAA
- the LOC100383052 gene encoding YTH domain-containing protein ECT2-like isoform X1: MSTVAPAPSAADQTTNLLQKLSLEGKDGSDTAKKPSGMPYGGSTHAGDAQSAASQVDRSITPLLQEAMDPNFFYQPSAYASPAYYFPSGYDGSANEWDSRYAGHEGMEMPPTVYGDMYLGYGYAPYGPYPSGSPVPTVGHDGQSYGSQQYQYPSQYYQQPTPTNAKHGLNGASSQPEPPSVASQQARVLVDATKATPNVRANGMTIAHNSSLPRKQTHLNVSVANSGLYGRGPMQGSGPSASNYGHNGVRSPAQWYDGPVYSNGHQIPTASSTSYRSNSSSMRSQSQHPTTNLMGIHAQMPSSGMGLTSPRYPSRMYPDNRLYGQYGQYGNTLKGGLGFGSNMYSSRNNGRWGVVDTKYKPRGRAPFGFSGENQDGFTELNRGPRSGGFKHQKQFGPTVTIAVKGQALPSVGKQNSTLPDKGQFNQEGFPLTYKDAKFFVIKSYSEDDVHKSIKYNVWASTPNGNKKLDAGYREAQEKSSDCPVFLFFSVNTSGQFVGVAEMVGPVDFDKTVEYWQQDKWNGCFPLKWHIVKDVPNNTLKHITLDNNDNKPVTNSRDTQEVKLEQGLEMLKIFKEHVTKTSILDDFGFYENRQKLMQEKRANQQLLQGQGADVSQEKDKDATNGKPGSQKQATSKEGTPAEVAADASKPVAESGISNDN; encoded by the exons ATGTCGACAGTTGCTCCTGCCCCTAGCGCTGCTGACC AGACCACCAATCTTCTGCAGAAGCTGTCTCTGGAGGGCAAGGATGGCTCCGACACTGCCAAGAAG CCTTCTGGGATGCCATATGGAGGATCTACCCACGCTGGAGATGCACAGAGCGCTGCTTCACAGGTGGACAGGTCGATAACACCTCTACTACAGGAGGCCATGGATCCTAATTTCTTCTACCAGCCCAGTGCATATGCCTCTCCAGCCTATTACTTCCCTAGTG GTTATGATGGCTCAGCCAATGAATGGGACTCAAGGTATGCTGGTCATGAAGGAATGGAGATGCCCCCT ACCGTGTATGGAGACATGTACCTTGGATATGGCTATGCTCCATACGGCCCATATCCTTCGGGTTCTCCAGTACCAACTGTTGGGCATGATGGCCAGTCATATGGTTCTCAGCAATATCAATACCCGTCTCAATATTATCAGCAACCAACACCAACAAACGCAAAACATGGTCTAAATGGTGCCAGTTCTCAACCTGAACCGCCCTCTGTTGCCAGTCAGCAGGCACGAGTTTTGGTAGATGCAACAAAAGCAACTCCAAACGTGAGGGCTAATGGTATGACAATTGCTCACAACAGTTCGCTGCCACGTAAGCAAACCCACCTGAATGTATCGGTAGCAAACAGTGGTTTATATGGAAGAGGACCTATGCAAGGCAGTGGACCTTCTGCAAGCAATTATGGTCACAATGGTGTTCGTTCTCCAGCTCAATGGTACGATGGTCCAGTTTACTCGAATGGGCATCAGATACCAACTGCTAGTTCCACATCTTACCGTTCCAATTCGTCTTCTATGAGAAGTCAGAGCCAGCATCCAACAACAAACCTCATG GGTATACATGCACAGATGCCTTCGTCTGGAATGGGTCTGACCTCACCTAGATATCCTTCTAGGATGTACCCAGACAACAGATTATATGGGCAGTATGGTCAGTATGGGAACACACTGAAGGGTGGCCTTGGTTTTGGATCAAACATGTATAGCTCGAGAAACAATGGGAGGTGGGGAGTTGTGGATACCAAATACAAGCCCAGAGGGCGTGCACCTTTTGGTTTTAGTGGTGAGAACCAAGATGGCTTTACCGAGCTGAACAGAGGACCAAGGTCTGGTGGTTTCAAGCACCAAAAACAATTCGGTCCTACTGTAACTATTGCTGTGAAGGGCCAAGCCCTCCCTTCAGTGGGGAAACAGAACAGTACTCTTCCAGACAAAGGCCAATTTAACCAGGAAGGGTTTCCTTTAACCTACAAGGATGCAAAGTTCTTTGTTATCAAATCATATAGTGAGGATGATGTGCACAAGAGTATAAAATACAATGTGTGGGCTAGCACTCCTAATGGAAATAAGAAGCTGGATGCTGGGTACCGAGAGGCTCAGGAGAAATCCAGTGACTGCCCGGTGTTCTTGTTTTTCTCT GTGAACACAAGTGGTCAGTTTGTTGGTGTTGCTGAAATGGTTGGTCCTGTCGACTTTGATAAGACTGTGGAGTATTGGCAACAAGACAAGTGGAATGGTTGTTTTCCACTCAAGTGGCACATAGTCAAGGATGTGCCCAACAACACTTTGAAGCATATTACACTGGATAACAATGATAATAAGCCTGTGACAAACAGCCGTGACACACAAGAG GTTAAGCTGGAACAAGGTCTTGAAATGTTGAAGATTTTCAAAGAACATGTTACTAAAACGTCAATTTTGGATGATTTTGGTTTTTACGAGAATCGCCAAAAGTTGATGCAGGAAAAGAGGGCGAATCAGCAACTGCTTCAAGGCCAG GGGGCCGATGTTTCTCAAGAGAAAGACAAGGATGCGACTAATGGCAAACCAGGGTCACAGAAACAGGCAACGAGCAAGGAAGGCACTCCTGCTGAGGTGGCGGCGGATGCCTCCAAACCAGTAGCTGAAAGTGGAATATCAAATGACAACTAA
- the LOC100383052 gene encoding YTH domain-containing protein ECT2-like isoform X2, whose product MSTVAPAPSAADQTTNLLQKLSLEGKDGSDTAKKPSGMPYGGSTHAGDAQSAASQVDRSITPLLQEAMDPNFFYQPSAYASPAYYFPSGYDGSANEWDSRYAGHEGMEMPPQTVYGDMYLGYGYAPYGPYPSGSPVPTVGHDGQSYGSQQYQYPSQYYQQPTPTNAKHGLNGASSQPEPPSVASQQARVLVDATKATPNVRANGMTIAHNSSLPRKQTHLNVSVANSGLYGRGPMQGSGPSASNYGHNGVRSPAQWYDGPVYSNGHQIPTASSTSYRSNSSSMRSQSQHPTTNLMGIHAQMPSSGMGLTSPRYPSRMYPDNRLYGQYGQYGNTLKGGLGFGSNMYSSRNNGRWGVVDTKYKPRGRAPFGFSGENQDGFTELNRGPRSGGFKHQKQFGPTVTIAVKGQALPSVGKQNSTLPDKGQFNQEGFPLTYKDAKFFVIKSYSEDDVHKSIKYNVWASTPNGNKKLDAGYREAQEKSSDCPVFLFFSVNTSGQFVGVAEMVGPVDFDKTVEYWQQDKWNGCFPLKWHIVKDVPNNTLKHITLDNNDNKPVTNSRDTQEVKLEQGLEMLKIFKEHVTKTSILDDFGFYENRQKLMQEKRANQQLLQGQHWPGGRCFSRERQGCD is encoded by the exons ATGTCGACAGTTGCTCCTGCCCCTAGCGCTGCTGACC AGACCACCAATCTTCTGCAGAAGCTGTCTCTGGAGGGCAAGGATGGCTCCGACACTGCCAAGAAG CCTTCTGGGATGCCATATGGAGGATCTACCCACGCTGGAGATGCACAGAGCGCTGCTTCACAGGTGGACAGGTCGATAACACCTCTACTACAGGAGGCCATGGATCCTAATTTCTTCTACCAGCCCAGTGCATATGCCTCTCCAGCCTATTACTTCCCTAGTG GTTATGATGGCTCAGCCAATGAATGGGACTCAAGGTATGCTGGTCATGAAGGAATGGAGATGCCCCCT CAGACCGTGTATGGAGACATGTACCTTGGATATGGCTATGCTCCATACGGCCCATATCCTTCGGGTTCTCCAGTACCAACTGTTGGGCATGATGGCCAGTCATATGGTTCTCAGCAATATCAATACCCGTCTCAATATTATCAGCAACCAACACCAACAAACGCAAAACATGGTCTAAATGGTGCCAGTTCTCAACCTGAACCGCCCTCTGTTGCCAGTCAGCAGGCACGAGTTTTGGTAGATGCAACAAAAGCAACTCCAAACGTGAGGGCTAATGGTATGACAATTGCTCACAACAGTTCGCTGCCACGTAAGCAAACCCACCTGAATGTATCGGTAGCAAACAGTGGTTTATATGGAAGAGGACCTATGCAAGGCAGTGGACCTTCTGCAAGCAATTATGGTCACAATGGTGTTCGTTCTCCAGCTCAATGGTACGATGGTCCAGTTTACTCGAATGGGCATCAGATACCAACTGCTAGTTCCACATCTTACCGTTCCAATTCGTCTTCTATGAGAAGTCAGAGCCAGCATCCAACAACAAACCTCATG GGTATACATGCACAGATGCCTTCGTCTGGAATGGGTCTGACCTCACCTAGATATCCTTCTAGGATGTACCCAGACAACAGATTATATGGGCAGTATGGTCAGTATGGGAACACACTGAAGGGTGGCCTTGGTTTTGGATCAAACATGTATAGCTCGAGAAACAATGGGAGGTGGGGAGTTGTGGATACCAAATACAAGCCCAGAGGGCGTGCACCTTTTGGTTTTAGTGGTGAGAACCAAGATGGCTTTACCGAGCTGAACAGAGGACCAAGGTCTGGTGGTTTCAAGCACCAAAAACAATTCGGTCCTACTGTAACTATTGCTGTGAAGGGCCAAGCCCTCCCTTCAGTGGGGAAACAGAACAGTACTCTTCCAGACAAAGGCCAATTTAACCAGGAAGGGTTTCCTTTAACCTACAAGGATGCAAAGTTCTTTGTTATCAAATCATATAGTGAGGATGATGTGCACAAGAGTATAAAATACAATGTGTGGGCTAGCACTCCTAATGGAAATAAGAAGCTGGATGCTGGGTACCGAGAGGCTCAGGAGAAATCCAGTGACTGCCCGGTGTTCTTGTTTTTCTCT GTGAACACAAGTGGTCAGTTTGTTGGTGTTGCTGAAATGGTTGGTCCTGTCGACTTTGATAAGACTGTGGAGTATTGGCAACAAGACAAGTGGAATGGTTGTTTTCCACTCAAGTGGCACATAGTCAAGGATGTGCCCAACAACACTTTGAAGCATATTACACTGGATAACAATGATAATAAGCCTGTGACAAACAGCCGTGACACACAAGAG GTTAAGCTGGAACAAGGTCTTGAAATGTTGAAGATTTTCAAAGAACATGTTACTAAAACGTCAATTTTGGATGATTTTGGTTTTTACGAGAATCGCCAAAAGTTGATGCAGGAAAAGAGGGCGAATCAGCAACTGCTTCAAGGCCAG CATTGGCCAGGGGGCCGATGTTTCTCAAGAGAAAGACAAGGATGCGACTAA
- the LOC100383052 gene encoding YTH domain-containing protein ECT2-like isoform X3: MSTVAPAPSAADQTTNLLQKLSLEGKDGSDTAKKPSGMPYGGSTHAGDAQSAASQVDRSITPLLQEAMDPNFFYQPSAYASPAYYFPSGYDGSANEWDSRYAGHEGMEMPPTVYGDMYLGYGYAPYGPYPSGSPVPTVGHDGQSYGSQQYQYPSQYYQQPTPTNAKHGLNGASSQPEPPSVASQQARVLVDATKATPNVRANGMTIAHNSSLPRKQTHLNVSVANSGLYGRGPMQGSGPSASNYGHNGVRSPAQWYDGPVYSNGHQIPTASSTSYRSNSSSMRSQSQHPTTNLMGIHAQMPSSGMGLTSPRYPSRMYPDNRLYGQYGQYGNTLKGGLGFGSNMYSSRNNGRWGVVDTKYKPRGRAPFGFSGENQDGFTELNRGPRSGGFKHQKQFGPTVTIAVKGQALPSVGKQNSTLPDKGQFNQEGFPLTYKDAKFFVIKSYSEDDVHKSIKYNVWASTPNGNKKLDAGYREAQEKSSDCPVFLFFSVNTSGQFVGVAEMVGPVDFDKTVEYWQQDKWNGCFPLKWHIVKDVPNNTLKHITLDNNDNKPVTNSRDTQEVKLEQGLEMLKIFKEHVTKTSILDDFGFYENRQKLMQEKRANQQLLQGQHWPGGRCFSRERQGCD; encoded by the exons ATGTCGACAGTTGCTCCTGCCCCTAGCGCTGCTGACC AGACCACCAATCTTCTGCAGAAGCTGTCTCTGGAGGGCAAGGATGGCTCCGACACTGCCAAGAAG CCTTCTGGGATGCCATATGGAGGATCTACCCACGCTGGAGATGCACAGAGCGCTGCTTCACAGGTGGACAGGTCGATAACACCTCTACTACAGGAGGCCATGGATCCTAATTTCTTCTACCAGCCCAGTGCATATGCCTCTCCAGCCTATTACTTCCCTAGTG GTTATGATGGCTCAGCCAATGAATGGGACTCAAGGTATGCTGGTCATGAAGGAATGGAGATGCCCCCT ACCGTGTATGGAGACATGTACCTTGGATATGGCTATGCTCCATACGGCCCATATCCTTCGGGTTCTCCAGTACCAACTGTTGGGCATGATGGCCAGTCATATGGTTCTCAGCAATATCAATACCCGTCTCAATATTATCAGCAACCAACACCAACAAACGCAAAACATGGTCTAAATGGTGCCAGTTCTCAACCTGAACCGCCCTCTGTTGCCAGTCAGCAGGCACGAGTTTTGGTAGATGCAACAAAAGCAACTCCAAACGTGAGGGCTAATGGTATGACAATTGCTCACAACAGTTCGCTGCCACGTAAGCAAACCCACCTGAATGTATCGGTAGCAAACAGTGGTTTATATGGAAGAGGACCTATGCAAGGCAGTGGACCTTCTGCAAGCAATTATGGTCACAATGGTGTTCGTTCTCCAGCTCAATGGTACGATGGTCCAGTTTACTCGAATGGGCATCAGATACCAACTGCTAGTTCCACATCTTACCGTTCCAATTCGTCTTCTATGAGAAGTCAGAGCCAGCATCCAACAACAAACCTCATG GGTATACATGCACAGATGCCTTCGTCTGGAATGGGTCTGACCTCACCTAGATATCCTTCTAGGATGTACCCAGACAACAGATTATATGGGCAGTATGGTCAGTATGGGAACACACTGAAGGGTGGCCTTGGTTTTGGATCAAACATGTATAGCTCGAGAAACAATGGGAGGTGGGGAGTTGTGGATACCAAATACAAGCCCAGAGGGCGTGCACCTTTTGGTTTTAGTGGTGAGAACCAAGATGGCTTTACCGAGCTGAACAGAGGACCAAGGTCTGGTGGTTTCAAGCACCAAAAACAATTCGGTCCTACTGTAACTATTGCTGTGAAGGGCCAAGCCCTCCCTTCAGTGGGGAAACAGAACAGTACTCTTCCAGACAAAGGCCAATTTAACCAGGAAGGGTTTCCTTTAACCTACAAGGATGCAAAGTTCTTTGTTATCAAATCATATAGTGAGGATGATGTGCACAAGAGTATAAAATACAATGTGTGGGCTAGCACTCCTAATGGAAATAAGAAGCTGGATGCTGGGTACCGAGAGGCTCAGGAGAAATCCAGTGACTGCCCGGTGTTCTTGTTTTTCTCT GTGAACACAAGTGGTCAGTTTGTTGGTGTTGCTGAAATGGTTGGTCCTGTCGACTTTGATAAGACTGTGGAGTATTGGCAACAAGACAAGTGGAATGGTTGTTTTCCACTCAAGTGGCACATAGTCAAGGATGTGCCCAACAACACTTTGAAGCATATTACACTGGATAACAATGATAATAAGCCTGTGACAAACAGCCGTGACACACAAGAG GTTAAGCTGGAACAAGGTCTTGAAATGTTGAAGATTTTCAAAGAACATGTTACTAAAACGTCAATTTTGGATGATTTTGGTTTTTACGAGAATCGCCAAAAGTTGATGCAGGAAAAGAGGGCGAATCAGCAACTGCTTCAAGGCCAG CATTGGCCAGGGGGCCGATGTTTCTCAAGAGAAAGACAAGGATGCGACTAA